One window of the Candidatus Methylomirabilota bacterium genome contains the following:
- a CDS encoding lmo0937 family membrane protein — protein sequence MLWTTVVMLLVLWALGMAGSYAAGGWVPLLVVIAALVVMLQFFGGRRSA from the coding sequence ATGCTGTGGACGACTGTGGTCATGCTCTTGGTGCTGTGGGCACTCGGTATGGCCGGCTCGTATGCGGCCGGCGGCTGGGTTCCTCTACTGGTGGTGATCGCCGCCCTTGTCGTCATGTTGCAGTTCTTCGGCGGTCGCCGGTCTGCCTGA
- a CDS encoding response regulator, giving the protein MTQVVERASPLDGVRVLLVDDHDVVREVISRLLEVYGAQVTATAGVAEALRAFERERSHVVLSAIEMPDEDGYSLIRKLRALPREHGGETPAAALTGLSTVEDRARVLRAGFQDFVSKPVDARVLVSVVATLAVRSEAVRKSPAYGFGSR; this is encoded by the coding sequence ATGACCCAAGTGGTCGAACGCGCATCGCCTCTAGACGGAGTGCGGGTGCTGCTCGTGGACGACCACGACGTGGTGCGCGAGGTCATCAGCCGGCTGCTCGAGGTGTACGGCGCCCAGGTGACGGCCACCGCCGGGGTGGCAGAGGCGCTGAGAGCATTCGAACGGGAGCGCTCCCATGTTGTGCTTTCGGCAATCGAGATGCCCGACGAGGATGGCTACTCGCTGATTCGCAAGCTGCGCGCCTTGCCCCGGGAGCACGGTGGCGAGACCCCGGCAGCGGCCCTCACCGGACTGAGCACCGTCGAGGATCGAGCGCGCGTGCTGCGGGCGGGCTTCCAGGATTTCGTGTCGAAGCCGGTCGACGCGCGAGTGCTCGTGAGCGTCGTGGCGACCTTGGCCGTGAGGAGTGAGGCAGTCCGGAAGAGCCCGGCGTACGGCTTCGGCTCTCGGTAG
- a CDS encoding ABC transporter substrate-binding protein: MESGRALLAHWTKVQVGGRAAEGYSGLVREHSPSGAEEVQKVSETHRFSTCHVRRLPALIAAVAVLVLGALPALAQDAAPPATSPVVSPTGPLALVKGSVTRALSIAESQGDDAQRRVELRQVGEALFDFHEMGRRALGQHWAGRSPQEQDEFVRLFTDLLERSYLLAIGNRGAGTVTFQGESVEGSAARVRSRLVTNRGAEIPIEFRLLERGGRWAVYDLVVEGVSLISSYRSQFNSIIRNSSFARLLEKLSGRETPQGSGEKP, translated from the coding sequence ATGGAATCTGGAAGAGCCCTGCTCGCTCATTGGACCAAAGTCCAGGTGGGCGGGCGAGCGGCTGAAGGCTACTCTGGCCTGGTGCGAGAACACAGCCCTAGCGGCGCGGAGGAAGTCCAAAAGGTAAGCGAGACCCACAGATTCTCAACCTGCCATGTCCGCCGGCTGCCCGCACTCATCGCGGCTGTCGCAGTCCTCGTGCTCGGAGCGCTTCCTGCCCTTGCCCAGGACGCCGCGCCTCCAGCAACATCGCCGGTCGTCAGCCCGACGGGGCCCCTCGCTCTCGTCAAAGGCTCCGTGACCCGGGCTCTATCGATAGCCGAGTCACAGGGGGATGACGCGCAGCGGCGAGTCGAGCTCCGCCAGGTGGGAGAGGCGCTCTTCGACTTCCACGAGATGGGCCGACGGGCGCTGGGGCAGCACTGGGCCGGCCGTAGCCCCCAGGAGCAAGACGAGTTCGTCCGACTCTTCACCGATCTCCTCGAGCGGTCATACCTCCTCGCCATAGGGAACCGTGGGGCCGGGACGGTCACCTTTCAGGGCGAGTCCGTGGAGGGCTCGGCAGCGCGCGTACGATCACGCCTCGTCACCAACCGCGGCGCGGAGATCCCCATAGAGTTTCGCCTGCTGGAGCGGGGCGGGCGATGGGCCGTCTATGATCTCGTAGTCGAAGGTGTGAGCCTCATCTCCAGCTACCGGAGCCAGTTCAACTCGATCATCCGGAACTCTTCGTTCGCCCGGCTCCTGGAGAAGTTGTCGGGTCGGGAGACGCCGCAGGGGAGCGGCGAGAAACCTTGA